A single region of the Streptomyces sp. NBC_00425 genome encodes:
- a CDS encoding menaquinone biosynthetic enzyme MqnA/MqnD family protein gives MDNSRTRPRVGHIQFLNCLPLYWGLARTGTLLDFDLTKDTPEKLSEQLVRGDLDIGPVTLVEFLKNADDLVAFPDIAVGCDGPVMSCVIVSQVPLDQLDGARVALGSTSRTSVRLAQLLLADRFGVRPDYYTCPPDLSLMMQEAEAAVLIGDAALRANLLDGPRFGLEVHDLGRLWKEWTGLPFVFAVWAARRDYLEREPVLTRQVHQAFLDSRNLSLEEVGKVAEQAARWEEFDEDVLERYFTTLDFRFGAPQLEAVTEFARRVGPTTGFPADVRVELLRPRSA, from the coding sequence GTGGACAATTCTCGCACCCGGCCGCGCGTCGGCCACATCCAGTTCCTCAACTGCCTGCCCCTCTACTGGGGGCTCGCGAGAACCGGCACGCTCCTCGACTTCGACCTGACCAAGGACACCCCGGAGAAGCTCAGCGAGCAGCTGGTGCGGGGCGATCTCGACATCGGGCCCGTGACCCTCGTCGAGTTCCTGAAGAACGCCGACGACCTGGTCGCCTTTCCCGACATCGCCGTGGGCTGCGACGGCCCGGTGATGTCCTGTGTGATCGTCTCGCAGGTGCCGCTGGACCAGCTCGACGGCGCCCGGGTCGCCCTCGGCTCGACCTCCCGGACCTCGGTGCGCCTCGCGCAACTGCTCCTGGCCGACCGCTTCGGCGTCCGGCCGGACTACTACACCTGCCCGCCCGACCTCAGCCTGATGATGCAGGAGGCCGAGGCCGCCGTCCTCATCGGCGACGCGGCGCTGCGCGCGAACCTGCTGGACGGACCACGGTTCGGCCTGGAGGTGCACGACCTCGGCCGGCTGTGGAAGGAGTGGACCGGACTGCCCTTCGTCTTCGCGGTGTGGGCGGCCCGGCGCGACTACCTGGAGCGCGAGCCCGTCCTGACCCGCCAGGTCCACCAGGCCTTCCTCGACTCCCGCAACCTCTCCCTGGAGGAGGTCGGCAAGGTCGCCGAGCAGGCGGCCCGCTGGGAGGAGTTCGACGAAGACGTCCTCGAGCGGTACTTCACCACCCTCGACTTCCGCTTCGGCGCGCCCCAGCTGGAGGCCGTCACGGAGTTCGCCCGTCGTGTCGGTCCGACCACGGGCTTCCCGGCGGACGTCAGGGTGGAACTGCTCCGGCCCCGATCTGCGTAG